From Pseudochaenichthys georgianus chromosome 11, fPseGeo1.2, whole genome shotgun sequence, a single genomic window includes:
- the LOC117454817 gene encoding probable ATP-dependent RNA helicase ddx6: MATARTENSGPVIMGLNKQNGQLRGQTKPAPVQPAPTTQGKAPAAPQTAGGAAQDGGGIKFGDDWKKSLKLPPRDDRVRTSDVTSTKGNEFEDYCLKRELLMGIFEMGWEKPSPIQEESIPIALSGRDILARAKNGTGKSGAYLIPMLERIDLKKDYIQALVMVPTRELALQVSQISIQISKHLGGVKVMATTGGTNLRDDIMRLDETVHVVIATPGRILDLIKKGVAKVDRVQMMVMDEADKLLSQDFVVLIEDIISFLAKHRQILLYSATFPISVQKFMSKHLQKPYEINLMEELTLKGITQYYAYVTERQKVHCLNTLFSRLQINQSIIFCNSTQRVELLAKKITQLGYSCFYIHAKMMQEYRNRVFHDFRNGLCRNLVCTDLFTRGIDIQAVNVVINFDFPKNAETYLHRIGRSGRFGHLGLAINLITSEDRFNLKSIEDQLVTDIKPIPSSIDKSLYVAEFHTSGGDCDVEEIEEKPGRQQDGK; the protein is encoded by the exons ATGGCAACGGCCAGAACAGAAAACTCTGGCCCCGTCATTATGGGTCTGAACAAGCAGAACGGGCAGCTCAGAGGACAGACCAAACCAGCTCCAGTCCAGCCAGCACCCACAACTCAAGGAAAGGCTCCGGCTGCACCCCAGACAGCGGGCGGTGCCGCTCAGGACGGAGGAGGCATCAAGTTCGGAGACGACTGGAAGAAGAGCCTAAAGCTCCCTCCCAGAGACGACAGAGTCAGAACCTCT GACGTCACGTCTACTAAGGGGAATGAGTTTGAAGATTACTGTCTCAAAAGAGAACTCCTGATGGGTATCTTTGAGATGGGTTGGGAGAAACCTTCCCCTATCCAG GAGGAGAGCATTCCCATCGCCCTGTCCGGACGGGATATTCTGGCTCGGGCTAAGAATGGAACAGGAAAAAGTGGAGCCTATCTCATCCCAATGCTGGAGAGAATAGACCTGAAGAAGGACTACATACAGG CACTTGTCATGGTGCCCACCCGGGAGCTGGCACTGCAGGTGAGCCAGATCTCCATCCAGATCAGCAAGCACCTGGGGGGGGTCAAAGTCATGGCAACCACAGGGGGCACCAACCTGCGAGATGACATCATGCGTCTGGATGAGACCG TGCATGTGGTCATTGCCACGCCTGGTAGGATCCTGGACTTGATAAAGAAAGGCGTTGCAAAAGTGGATAGAGTCCAGATGATGGTGATGGATGAG GCGGATAAGCTGCTGTCTCAGGACTTTGTGGTGCTCATTGAGGATATCATCAGCTTCCTGGCCAAGCACAGGCAGATCCTGCTCTACTCTGCAACCTTCCCCATCAGCGTGCAGAAGTTCATG TCCAAGCACCTTCAGAAGCCCTATGAGATAAACCTGATGGAGGAGCTGACTCTGAAGGGCATCACTCAGTACTACGCCTACGTCACGGAGAGGCAGAAAGTCCACTGTCTCAACACGCTGTTCTCCAGG CTTCAGATCAACCAGTCGATCATCTTCTGTAACTCCACTCAGAGGGTGGAGCTGTTGGCCAAGAAGATCACTCAGCTGGGATACTCCTGCTTCTACATCCATGCCAAGATGATGCAG GAATACAGAAACCGTGTGTTCCACGACTTCAGAAATGGACTGTGCAGAAACCTGGTCTGCACTG ATCTGTTCACCAGGGGCATTGACATCCAGGCTGTCAATGTGGTCATCAACTTCGATTTCCCCAAGAACGCTGAGACGTACCTCCATCGCATTGGAAGATCAG GGAGGTTCGGTCACCTGGGCCTGGCCATCAACCTGATCACATCAGAGGACCGCTTCAACCTGAAGTCCATCGAGGACCAGCTGGTGACCGACATCAAGCCCATCCCCAGCAGCATCGACAAGAGCCTCTACGTGGCCGAGTTCCACACTTCTGGAGGAGACTGCGACGTGGAGGAGATCGAGGAGAAACCAGGACGCCAGCAGGACGGCAAATAA